A genomic window from Anolis carolinensis isolate JA03-04 unplaced genomic scaffold, rAnoCar3.1.pri scaffold_13, whole genome shotgun sequence includes:
- the nptx2 gene encoding neuronal pentraxin-2 translates to MLWLLWPGLALLSASVAQEKPPTPAGPSRFLCTAFPWDPSSKDCPLPPAAVVPGPPEEQLQATLLQLRETLLQQKETIGQQRQAIRELTAKLGGCEGKPWRKAKDGEDAAMGDLPRDPAKVLDQLSRTMQGLKDRMESLEHQLRANVSLAALPSDLREMLQRRLGDLERQLLSKVAELESEKTQLHNETSAHWQKTEAALNALLERVAELERGSSAFKAPDAFKVSLPLRTNYLYGKVKKTLPELYALTVCLWLKSGASPGIGTPFSYAVPGQANEVVLIEWGNNPIELLINDKVVQLPLFISDGKWHHICVTWTTRDGMWEAFQDGEKLGTGDNLAPWHPIKPGGVLILGQEQDTVGGRFDATQAFVGEMSQFNIWDRVLKPEDIMNIANCSANMPGNIIPWVDNNVDVFGGATKWPSETCEERLLDL, encoded by the exons ATGCTGTGGCTCCTCTGGCCCGGCCTGGCCCTGCTCTCCGCGTCCGTGGCCCAAGAGAAGCCCCCGACCCCGGCCGGCCCCTCGCGCTTCCTCTGCACCGCCTTCCCCTGGGACCCCTCCAGCAAGGACTGCCCGCTGCCCCCCGCGGCGGTGGTGCCGGGACCCCCCGAGGAGCAGCTCCAGGCCACGCTGCTCCAGCTGCGCGAGACCCTCCTCCAGCAGAAGGAGACCATCGGGCAGCAGCGCCAGGCCATCCGGGAGCTGACCGCCAAGCTGGGCGGCTGCGAGGGGAAGCCCTGGAGGAAGGCCAAGGACGGGGAGGACGCCGCCATGGGGGACCTGCCCCGGGACCCCGCCAAGGTGCTCGACCAGCTCAGCCGCACCATGCAGGGACTCAAGGACCGCATGGAGAGCCTCGAG CACCAGCTCCGCGCCAACGTCTCCCTGGCGGCCCTGCCGAGCGACCTGCGGGAGATGCTGCAGAGGCGGCTGGGAGACCTCGAGCGGCAGCTGCTGAGCAAAGTGGCCGAGCTGGAGAGCGAGAAGACGCAGCTGCACAACGAGACCTCCGCCCACTGGCAGAAGACCGAGGCCGCCCTCAACGCCCTCCTGGAGCGGGTGGCCGAGCTCGAGAGAG GGTCCAGCGCCTTCAAGGCCCCCGACGCCTTCAAGGTCTCCCTCCCTTTGCGCACCAACTACCTGTACGGGAAGGTCAAGAAGACGCTCCCGGAGCTCTACGCCTTGACGGTCTGCCTGTGGCTCAAGTCGGGCGCCTCGCCGGGGATCGGGACGCCCTTCTCCTACGCGGTGCCCGGACAGGCCAACGAGGTGGTGCTCATCGAGTGGGGGAACAACCCCATCGAGCTCCTCATCAACGACAAG GTCGTCCAACTCCCGCTCTTCATCAGCGACGGGAAATGGCACCACATCTGCGTCACGTGGACGACGCGGGACGGGATGTGGGAGGCCTTCCAGGACGGGGAGAAGCTCGGCACCGGGGACAACCTGGCTCCTTGGCACCCCATTAAGCCCGGAGGGGTCCTCATCCTGGGCCAGGAGCAG GACACAGTCGGTGGGAGATTCGATGCCACGCAAGCCTTTGTTGGCGAGATGAGCCAGTTCAACATCTGGGACAGAGTCTTGAAGCCCGAAGATATCATGAATATTGCGAACTGCTCCGCCAACATGCCCGGCAACATCATCCCCTGGGTCGACAACAACGTGGATGTCTTTGGGGGCGCGACCAAGTGGCCTTCGGAGACGTGCGAGGAGCGCCTGCTTGATTTATAG